In the genome of Deinococcus yavapaiensis KR-236, one region contains:
- a CDS encoding PIN/TRAM domain-containing protein has protein sequence MAVRLFFLLVGLLVGYGVGRLLTLLGLGDGVSATANTAYLMLAGLLLSFLLGPRLERWLTQSFESFVRWFSKLDPRRVTAATVGLVVALLLSVLLSSVLATVPFYTWYLNILVTAILAWFFVYFALQNASSFSGLGWSTAGTTRKRANVKVLDTNVIIDGRVTELAKAGFVEGEIVVPSFVLRELQLLADHGDPQRRARGKRGLIVLEELRGAVPVRVQEWDAPDVAAVDDKLVRFTREIGGKLVTNDANLSKVATLYGLKVLSIHEAATALRPKLQAGELLDVTVTKAGQQAGQGVAYLDDGTMIVVEDGMKYKGKTVRVTVLSAVQTNLGRMVFAKTVGD, from the coding sequence ATGGCCGTTCGCCTCTTCTTTCTCCTCGTCGGCCTCCTTGTTGGATACGGCGTCGGTCGTCTGCTCACACTGCTCGGCCTCGGCGACGGGGTGAGCGCGACTGCCAACACCGCCTATCTCATGCTGGCGGGTCTGCTGTTGTCGTTCCTGCTCGGACCTCGCCTCGAGCGTTGGCTCACGCAGTCCTTCGAGAGCTTCGTCCGCTGGTTCTCGAAGCTCGATCCGCGCCGCGTCACCGCCGCGACGGTCGGCCTCGTGGTGGCGTTGCTCTTGAGCGTCCTGCTGTCAAGCGTCCTCGCGACCGTTCCCTTCTACACGTGGTACCTCAACATCCTCGTCACCGCCATCCTCGCGTGGTTCTTCGTGTACTTCGCGCTGCAAAACGCCTCGTCGTTCTCGGGGCTCGGCTGGTCGACGGCGGGAACGACGCGCAAGCGCGCCAACGTCAAGGTGCTCGACACGAACGTCATCATCGACGGGCGCGTCACCGAGCTCGCCAAGGCGGGCTTCGTGGAAGGTGAGATCGTCGTTCCGTCGTTCGTGCTGCGTGAACTCCAACTTCTCGCCGACCACGGCGATCCCCAGCGGCGCGCCCGTGGCAAGCGGGGCTTGATCGTGCTGGAGGAACTGCGAGGCGCGGTGCCCGTGCGTGTGCAGGAGTGGGACGCGCCCGACGTCGCGGCCGTCGACGACAAGCTCGTGCGGTTCACGCGCGAAATCGGCGGCAAGCTCGTCACGAACGACGCGAACCTCTCGAAGGTCGCGACCCTCTACGGCTTGAAGGTTCTGTCGATTCACGAGGCGGCGACTGCCTTGCGGCCGAAACTGCAAGCGGGCGAGTTGCTCGACGTGACCGTCACGAAGGCGGGGCAGCAAGCCGGGCAAGGCGTGGCGTACCTCGACGACGGCACGATGATCGTCGTGGAGGACGGCATGAAGTACAAGGGCAAGACGGTGCGCGTGACGGTGCTGAGCGCGGTGCAGACGAACTTGGGCCGCATGGTCTTCGCGAAAACCGTCGGTGACTGA
- a CDS encoding M3 family oligoendopeptidase: protein MDNLPRWNTTSMYPSLQSPEFTAAFDELIGDVAELSRTFDELGIHANAKLDDETAALERALDGMNAVYEKLARIRSYLYAFVSTNSRDDVAQGKMSELGVKTVVLGQLSTRFEAWIGGLDLERVLAQSEAARDHAYMLRRAAVRAKHQMTPQEEELASLLNLSGGSAWAKLHSNVTSQLKVDVHGQALPMSAVRNLAADADAKTREDAYRAELGAWQTVEVTLAAAMNGIKGQANVLGQRRGYADPIEPTLTANSIDRETLEAMQAACVDAFPAFRRYFRAKAKLLGRDRLPWWDLFAPVGKTSKAWSYDEAKAFIVEQFGTYSDKLANFADRAFQEDWLDVAPREGKVGGAFCMGWQNGESRILLNYRPDLDSVSTLAHELGHGYHNLCLKDRRPLQKGTPMTLAETASIFCETIAVNAALSAASGDEKLYILETQLQGHAQVVVDIHSRFLFEKRVFEARKARDLSPAELCAFMVEAQEATYGDAISDPHPYMWAVKSHYYGSSFYNYPYTFGLLFGLGLYAVYQRDPEAFKAGYDDLLASTGLADAATLAGRFGIDTRSKAFWQGSLSVIEASIDEYEKMVHSVVTA, encoded by the coding sequence ATGGACAATTTGCCTCGCTGGAACACGACTTCCATGTATCCGTCGCTTCAATCGCCCGAATTCACGGCGGCCTTCGACGAATTGATCGGCGACGTCGCCGAATTATCGCGGACCTTCGACGAGCTCGGCATTCACGCGAACGCCAAGCTCGACGACGAGACCGCCGCGCTCGAACGCGCCTTGGACGGTATGAACGCCGTCTACGAGAAGCTCGCGCGCATCCGGTCGTACCTGTACGCGTTCGTCTCCACGAACTCGCGTGACGACGTCGCGCAAGGCAAGATGAGCGAGCTCGGCGTGAAGACCGTCGTGCTCGGGCAGCTTTCCACGCGCTTCGAGGCATGGATCGGCGGACTCGACTTGGAGCGTGTCCTCGCGCAGAGCGAGGCGGCGCGCGACCACGCGTACATGCTGCGCCGCGCCGCCGTGCGGGCCAAGCACCAGATGACGCCTCAAGAAGAGGAGCTCGCGTCGCTGCTCAACCTCTCGGGCGGCTCGGCGTGGGCGAAGCTTCACTCGAACGTCACGTCGCAGCTCAAGGTGGACGTCCACGGGCAAGCCTTGCCGATGAGCGCCGTGCGCAACCTCGCCGCCGACGCCGACGCGAAAACGCGCGAAGACGCCTACCGCGCCGAACTGGGCGCTTGGCAGACGGTCGAGGTCACGCTCGCCGCCGCCATGAACGGCATCAAGGGTCAAGCGAACGTCTTGGGACAACGGCGCGGCTACGCCGACCCGATCGAGCCGACCCTCACGGCGAACTCCATCGACCGCGAGACGCTCGAAGCGATGCAGGCCGCGTGCGTCGACGCCTTCCCCGCCTTTCGGCGTTACTTCCGCGCCAAGGCGAAGTTGCTGGGCCGCGACCGCTTGCCGTGGTGGGACCTCTTCGCGCCCGTCGGCAAGACCAGCAAGGCGTGGAGTTACGACGAAGCGAAGGCCTTCATCGTCGAGCAGTTCGGCACGTACTCGGACAAGCTCGCCAACTTCGCCGACCGCGCCTTTCAAGAAGACTGGCTCGACGTTGCGCCCCGCGAAGGCAAGGTGGGCGGCGCGTTTTGCATGGGTTGGCAAAACGGCGAGAGCCGCATCCTGCTGAACTACCGCCCCGACCTCGACTCCGTCTCGACGCTCGCGCACGAACTCGGACACGGGTACCACAACCTCTGCCTCAAGGACCGCCGTCCCCTACAAAAGGGCACGCCGATGACGCTCGCCGAAACCGCCTCCATCTTTTGCGAGACGATCGCCGTGAACGCCGCGCTTTCGGCGGCGAGCGGCGACGAGAAGCTCTACATCCTGGAGACGCAACTGCAAGGCCACGCGCAAGTCGTCGTGGACATCCACTCGCGCTTCTTGTTCGAAAAGCGCGTGTTCGAGGCGCGTAAAGCCCGCGACCTCTCCCCCGCCGAGTTGTGCGCGTTCATGGTCGAAGCGCAGGAAGCGACGTACGGCGACGCGATCAGCGATCCGCATCCGTACATGTGGGCCGTCAAGTCGCACTACTACGGCAGCAGCTTCTACAACTACCCGTACACGTTCGGCTTGCTGTTCGGCTTGGGCCTGTACGCCGTGTATCAGCGTGACCCCGAGGCGTTCAAGGCGGGCTACGACGACCTGCTGGCGTCCACGGGCCTCGCCGACGCCGCGACGCTTGCGGGCCGCTTCGGCATCGACACGCGCAGCAAGGCGTTCTGGCAAGGCAGCCTCTCGGTCATTGAGGCCAGCATCGACGAGTACGAGAAGATGGTGCACAGCGTCGTCACGGCCTGA
- a CDS encoding 3-isopropylmalate dehydratase large subunit — protein MGMTISEKILAAKVGREKVVPGELYEVPIDWVLCHEVTTPAALRMLEARGMNRVFDPSRIVAIPDHTVPAMDIKAAKLYQKLKSWVQEFGIQHWFEVGRAGIAHVVLEGTGLIKPGETLVSGDSHTCNAGALGMFATGVGSTDLAGAIYSGKVWFKVPETMLIRVTGELQEGVTPKDLVLEVIKRIGADGANYLVMEWVGDTIDRMDMEGRFTLTNMAIEAGGKTGIIAVDDTTRNFLAARGVSPDQYTEHRSDPDAEYQVVVDIDASEVEPTVAYPHIPSNGRVAGSDKIRVDQAYVGSCTNGRISDLRDVARILRGRKVADHVRMIVVPATQAVWKQAVVEGLMEVFVDAGATVSYPSCGACLGMHSGVLGPNDVCISSTNRNFVGRMGDPSAQIYLASPATVAASAVRGYITDPREFNESHQAVAVSAD, from the coding sequence ATGGGAATGACGATTTCCGAGAAGATTCTGGCGGCGAAAGTCGGGCGTGAGAAGGTCGTGCCCGGCGAACTGTACGAAGTGCCGATCGACTGGGTGCTGTGCCACGAAGTCACGACGCCCGCCGCGCTGCGCATGCTCGAAGCGCGCGGCATGAATCGCGTGTTCGACCCGTCGCGCATCGTCGCGATTCCCGATCACACCGTGCCCGCCATGGACATCAAGGCGGCCAAGCTGTACCAAAAGCTCAAAAGTTGGGTGCAGGAGTTCGGCATCCAGCACTGGTTCGAGGTGGGCCGAGCGGGCATCGCGCACGTCGTTTTGGAAGGCACGGGCCTTATCAAGCCGGGCGAGACCCTCGTGAGCGGCGACTCTCACACCTGCAACGCCGGCGCCCTCGGCATGTTCGCGACCGGGGTGGGGTCCACGGACCTCGCTGGCGCGATCTACTCGGGCAAAGTGTGGTTCAAGGTGCCCGAGACGATGCTGATTCGCGTCACGGGCGAACTGCAGGAGGGCGTCACGCCAAAGGACCTCGTGTTGGAGGTCATCAAGCGCATCGGCGCGGACGGCGCGAACTACCTCGTGATGGAATGGGTCGGCGACACCATCGACCGCATGGACATGGAGGGCCGCTTCACCCTCACGAACATGGCGATCGAGGCGGGCGGCAAGACGGGCATCATCGCCGTGGACGACACGACGCGCAACTTCCTCGCGGCGCGCGGCGTCTCGCCCGATCAATACACCGAGCACCGCAGCGATCCCGACGCCGAGTACCAAGTCGTCGTGGACATCGACGCCAGCGAAGTCGAGCCCACAGTCGCCTATCCGCACATTCCCAGCAACGGGCGCGTGGCGGGCAGCGACAAGATCCGCGTCGATCAAGCGTACGTCGGTTCGTGCACGAACGGGCGCATCTCGGATTTGCGCGACGTCGCGCGCATCTTGCGCGGACGCAAAGTCGCCGACCACGTTCGCATGATCGTCGTGCCCGCCACGCAGGCCGTGTGGAAGCAAGCGGTCGTGGAAGGCCTCATGGAAGTGTTCGTGGACGCGGGCGCGACCGTCAGTTACCCTTCGTGCGGCGCTTGCCTCGGGATGCACTCGGGCGTGCTCGGTCCGAACGACGTGTGCATCTCCAGCACGAACCGCAACTTCGTCGGACGCATGGGCGACCCGTCCGCGCAGATTTACCTCGCCTCGCCCGCCACGGTCGCCGCGAGCGCCGTGCGGGGCTACATCACCGATCCCCGCGAATTCAACGAATCGCATCAAGCCGTCGCGGTCAGCGCGGACTGA
- a CDS encoding 3-isopropylmalate dehydratase small subunit — protein MPKVFVYQREHINTDEIIPARYLTSDVEAELAQHAMEDLDGSFVERAASDDILICGEDFGCGSSREHAVWAIRGAGVQAVFAPSFARIFYRNAINNGYPVFENREVLEAFEDGDEAALDIEAGTLTNVRTGRVVHFAPLPDFALDIARAGGLLEYLKAKEVQHA, from the coding sequence ATGCCGAAAGTTTTCGTGTACCAGCGAGAGCACATCAACACCGACGAGATCATTCCCGCGCGCTACCTCACCTCGGACGTCGAGGCGGAACTCGCGCAGCACGCCATGGAGGACCTCGACGGTTCCTTCGTGGAGCGCGCCGCGTCCGACGACATCCTGATTTGCGGGGAAGACTTCGGCTGCGGATCGAGCCGCGAGCACGCCGTGTGGGCCATTCGGGGCGCGGGCGTGCAGGCCGTGTTCGCGCCGAGCTTCGCTCGAATCTTCTACCGCAACGCCATCAACAACGGCTATCCCGTCTTCGAGAACCGCGAAGTGCTCGAAGCGTTCGAGGACGGCGACGAGGCGGCCCTCGACATCGAAGCGGGCACGCTGACGAACGTGCGGACGGGCCGAGTCGTGCACTTCGCGCCTTTGCCGGACTTCGCGTTGGACATCGCGCGGGCGGGCGGTCTGCTGGAGTACTTGAAAGCCAAGGAGGTGCAGCATGCCTAA
- the leuB gene encoding 3-isopropylmalate dehydrogenase — protein sequence MPKVVALPGDGIGKEVTDAAVAVLKEVAPDVTIQELLIGGAAVDAAGVPFPGEVEAAVTTADAVLLGTVGGPRYDTLPRELRPERGLLALRKALGVYANIRPVRVVPGLEHLSPLRPEKARGVDVLIVRELLGGLYFDSNRGRSGERAHNTMSYTVPEIDRIARIAFWAAEQRRGHVTSVDKANVLEVSELWRETVTKVHEEKYRHVTLRHELVDSAAMLLVSNPTRYDVILTENLFGDILSDLAAVLPGSLGLMPSASLGDGPGLFEPIHGSAPDIAGQGVANPAAAILSVGMLLRHGLKRSGAANNVDAAVSLALRSHPTRDIGGTASTQAFADAVLQALSTTNVSA from the coding sequence ATGCCTAAGGTGGTCGCGCTGCCCGGAGACGGCATCGGCAAGGAAGTGACGGACGCGGCGGTCGCGGTCTTGAAAGAAGTCGCGCCGGACGTGACGATTCAAGAGCTTCTGATCGGCGGCGCGGCGGTCGACGCGGCGGGCGTGCCCTTCCCCGGCGAAGTCGAGGCGGCCGTCACCACGGCGGACGCCGTGCTGCTCGGCACGGTGGGCGGACCTCGGTACGACACCTTGCCCAGAGAGTTACGGCCCGAACGAGGCTTGCTCGCCCTTCGAAAGGCGCTCGGAGTGTACGCGAACATCCGCCCCGTTCGGGTCGTGCCGGGCCTCGAGCACCTCTCGCCGTTGAGGCCGGAGAAGGCGCGGGGGGTGGACGTGCTGATCGTGCGCGAGTTGCTGGGCGGTCTGTACTTCGATTCGAACCGTGGGCGCAGCGGAGAGCGGGCGCACAACACCATGAGTTACACCGTGCCCGAGATCGACCGCATCGCGCGCATCGCCTTCTGGGCGGCCGAGCAGCGGCGCGGTCACGTCACGAGCGTCGACAAGGCGAACGTGCTGGAAGTCAGCGAGTTGTGGCGCGAAACGGTCACGAAGGTCCACGAGGAGAAGTACCGTCACGTCACGCTTCGGCACGAACTCGTCGACTCGGCGGCGATGCTGCTCGTCTCGAATCCCACGCGCTACGACGTGATTCTCACCGAGAACTTGTTCGGCGACATCTTGTCGGACCTCGCGGCCGTGCTGCCAGGCTCGCTGGGACTCATGCCTTCGGCCAGCCTCGGAGACGGACCGGGCCTGTTCGAGCCCATTCACGGCTCGGCGCCCGACATCGCGGGGCAAGGCGTCGCGAATCCGGCGGCGGCGATTCTCAGCGTCGGGATGCTGCTGCGGCACGGCTTGAAGCGCTCGGGCGCCGCGAACAACGTGGACGCCGCCGTGAGCCTCGCTTTGCGCTCGCATCCTACCCGTGACATCGGCGGCACGGCCTCGACGCAGGCGTTCGCGGACGCCGTGCTGCAAGCGTTGTCCACGACGAACGTCAGCGCCTGA
- the ilvB gene encoding biosynthetic-type acetolactate synthase large subunit, whose translation MKRTGAHALWETLLAHDLTTVFGYPGGAIMPVYDALTAFPDMRHVLVRHEQGAAHMAEGWAKATGEVGVCMATSGPGATNLVTGLADAMLDSVPLLAITGNVARPLIGTDAFQEADITGITLPITKHNYLVKSAAELPGIVAEAIRIARSGRPGPVLVDIPKDVQLEAFGGEIPRPHAKPEPMRPSEAAIEAALEVLRGAKRPVLMVGGGSQHAAAEITEFARAWNLPTITTLMGLGVFPASDELWLGMPGMHGSVAANRAISNADVLVGIGLRFDDRVTGKVSRFAPHAHIVHVDIDAAEISKIVRAHTPVRGDAGVTARRLAQEATRLDNPEWHAKLADWKTRFIRHDHWSAGYAVKAITERLAPDDILSTDVGQHQMLSAQLARFEKPRRWLTSGGLGTMGFGFPAAIGAAMAQPFVRSVVIAGDGGFQMTAQELATLTRYKVPVKIAVINNSFLGMVRQWQELFHERRYSEVYLGGDNPDFVKLAGAYNIHGLRASNEAELPSAIDAWLSHDGPSLLEVVVPNEHGVFPMVPAGAALDEMVETAPQGVAQ comes from the coding sequence ATGAAACGCACCGGCGCGCACGCTTTGTGGGAAACTCTGCTCGCACACGACCTCACGACCGTCTTCGGCTATCCCGGCGGAGCCATCATGCCCGTTTACGACGCCCTCACGGCCTTTCCCGACATGCGGCACGTTCTCGTGCGCCACGAGCAGGGCGCGGCCCACATGGCCGAAGGCTGGGCGAAAGCGACCGGCGAGGTCGGCGTGTGCATGGCGACGTCCGGTCCCGGCGCGACGAACCTCGTGACCGGCCTCGCCGACGCGATGCTCGACTCGGTGCCGCTCCTCGCGATCACCGGGAACGTCGCGCGGCCCCTCATCGGCACGGACGCCTTTCAAGAAGCGGACATCACGGGCATCACCTTGCCGATCACGAAGCACAACTACCTCGTGAAAAGCGCGGCGGAACTGCCCGGCATCGTCGCCGAGGCCATTCGCATCGCGCGCAGCGGTCGGCCCGGTCCCGTCCTCGTGGACATCCCGAAGGACGTGCAACTCGAAGCGTTCGGCGGCGAAATTCCCCGGCCGCACGCGAAGCCCGAGCCGATGCGACCGTCCGAAGCGGCAATCGAGGCGGCCCTGGAAGTCCTGCGCGGCGCGAAGCGGCCCGTCTTGATGGTGGGAGGCGGCTCGCAGCACGCGGCGGCAGAGATCACCGAGTTCGCGCGAGCGTGGAACTTGCCGACCATCACGACCCTCATGGGCCTAGGGGTCTTTCCCGCCTCGGACGAGTTGTGGCTCGGGATGCCGGGCATGCACGGCTCGGTGGCAGCGAACCGAGCGATCAGCAACGCGGACGTCCTCGTCGGCATCGGCTTGAGGTTCGACGACCGCGTGACGGGCAAGGTGTCGCGGTTCGCGCCGCACGCCCACATCGTCCACGTCGACATCGACGCGGCCGAGATCAGCAAGATCGTCCGCGCGCACACGCCCGTGCGCGGCGACGCGGGCGTGACCGCGAGACGCCTCGCGCAGGAAGCGACGCGCCTCGACAATCCCGAGTGGCACGCCAAGCTCGCCGACTGGAAGACGCGCTTCATTCGGCACGATCACTGGAGCGCCGGGTACGCGGTGAAAGCCATCACGGAGCGTCTCGCACCGGACGACATCTTGTCGACGGACGTCGGGCAGCACCAGATGCTCTCGGCGCAACTCGCCCGTTTCGAAAAGCCGCGTCGCTGGCTCACGTCGGGCGGACTCGGCACGATGGGCTTCGGCTTTCCCGCCGCGATCGGCGCGGCGATGGCGCAGCCCTTCGTGCGAAGCGTCGTCATCGCCGGAGACGGCGGCTTCCAGATGACCGCGCAGGAACTCGCGACCCTCACGCGCTACAAGGTGCCCGTCAAGATCGCCGTGATCAACAACTCCTTCCTCGGCATGGTGCGTCAGTGGCAAGAACTCTTCCACGAGCGCCGCTACTCGGAGGTGTACCTCGGCGGAGACAATCCCGACTTCGTGAAGCTGGCGGGCGCGTACAACATTCACGGCTTGCGCGCCTCGAACGAGGCGGAGCTGCCGAGCGCCATCGACGCTTGGCTCTCCCACGACGGCCCGAGCCTGCTCGAAGTCGTCGTGCCCAACGAGCACGGCGTCTTCCCGATGGTTCCGGCGGGCGCGGCCCTCGACGAGATGGTGGAGACGGCGCCGCAGGGGGTGGCTCAATGA
- the ilvN gene encoding acetolactate synthase small subunit translates to MTAYTQTSDFLLSLIVRDEPRVLTRVASLIGRRGYNIKSLSVGTTEVPGVSRMTIVVQGDRSIVENAIAQLEKLQDVIKVVDHALEKFVDRELVLVKVRIESSEQRIEVRHIAEDFRARIVDVGRRALMFEVTGDEGKITAFIEQMRPFGIIETMRTGRVALTRGSNADIPSHVYGEGPTQALEPVIN, encoded by the coding sequence ATGACGGCTTACACGCAAACCTCCGACTTTCTGCTGTCGCTCATCGTTCGCGACGAACCGCGCGTCCTGACTCGGGTCGCCAGCCTCATCGGGCGGCGCGGGTACAACATCAAGAGCTTGTCGGTCGGCACGACGGAAGTCCCCGGCGTGTCGCGCATGACGATCGTCGTGCAAGGCGACCGCTCGATCGTCGAGAACGCCATCGCGCAACTCGAGAAGCTGCAAGACGTCATCAAGGTCGTCGATCACGCTCTCGAGAAGTTCGTGGACCGCGAACTCGTCCTCGTCAAGGTTCGCATCGAGTCGAGCGAGCAGCGCATCGAGGTGCGGCACATCGCCGAGGACTTCCGGGCGCGCATCGTCGACGTGGGCCGACGCGCCTTGATGTTCGAGGTGACGGGCGACGAAGGCAAGATCACCGCGTTCATCGAGCAAATGCGCCCCTTCGGAATCATCGAGACGATGCGCACGGGCCGCGTGGCCCTCACGCGCGGCAGCAACGCCGACATTCCCAGCCACGTGTACGGCGAAGGTCCGACGCAAGCGCTCGAACCCGTGATCAACTGA
- the ilvC gene encoding ketol-acid reductoisomerase, with the protein MTAKMYYDADVNLSILADKTIAIIGYGSQAHAHAQNLRDSGLEVVVGLREGSPSRGKALAAGLRVATIEEATQQGDVVMLLIPDEHQPATYEQSVAPHLTAGKALAFGHGFNIHFGRITPPEGVDVFLVAPKGPGHMLRRVYVEGAGMPGIFAVHQDATGQARDIALAYARGIGCTRAGVLETTFKEETETDLFGEQTVLCGGLTKLIQTGFETLVEAGYQPEIAYFETLHEVKLIVDLIYEKGFAGMRHSISNTAEYGDYVTGPKIITEDTRETMRETLRRIQAGEFAREFVAETENGYPNMKRWRTEMNEHPLEVVGKKLRGMMPFIQKKELEV; encoded by the coding sequence ATGACCGCGAAAATGTACTACGACGCCGACGTCAACCTCTCGATCCTCGCCGACAAGACCATCGCCATCATCGGGTACGGGAGCCAAGCGCACGCGCACGCCCAAAACTTGCGTGACAGCGGCCTCGAAGTCGTGGTGGGCCTGCGCGAAGGCAGCCCGAGCCGCGGCAAGGCGCTCGCGGCGGGTCTGCGCGTCGCGACCATCGAGGAAGCCACGCAGCAAGGAGACGTCGTGATGCTCCTCATTCCCGACGAGCATCAACCTGCCACGTACGAGCAAAGCGTCGCGCCGCACCTCACGGCGGGCAAGGCGCTCGCGTTCGGGCACGGCTTCAACATCCACTTCGGCCGCATCACGCCGCCCGAGGGCGTCGACGTGTTTCTCGTCGCGCCGAAGGGGCCGGGACACATGCTGCGCCGCGTGTACGTGGAAGGCGCCGGCATGCCGGGCATCTTCGCCGTGCATCAAGACGCGACCGGGCAGGCGCGAGACATCGCCCTCGCGTACGCGCGCGGCATCGGTTGCACGCGCGCCGGGGTGCTGGAGACGACGTTCAAGGAAGAAACCGAGACGGACTTGTTCGGCGAGCAGACCGTGCTGTGCGGCGGCCTCACGAAGTTGATCCAGACGGGCTTCGAGACGCTCGTGGAAGCGGGCTACCAACCCGAGATCGCGTACTTCGAGACGTTGCACGAAGTGAAGCTCATCGTGGACCTCATCTACGAGAAGGGCTTCGCGGGCATGCGCCACTCCATCTCGAACACCGCCGAGTACGGCGATTACGTGACGGGACCCAAAATCATCACGGAAGACACGCGCGAGACGATGCGCGAAACGCTGCGCCGCATTCAAGCGGGCGAGTTCGCGCGCGAGTTCGTCGCCGAGACGGAAAACGGCTACCCGAACATGAAGCGCTGGCGCACCGAGATGAACGAACATCCGCTCGAAGTCGTCGGGAAGAAGTTGCGCGGCATGATGCCGTTCATTCAAAAGAAGGAACTGGAAGTCTAA
- the ung gene encoding uracil-DNA glycosylase yields MPENPSDLFGSTNTPETSKSIKPAGLPESWQRALDAEFAAPYFHALKDFLVEERRAYTVYPPAPDVMNALRFTPLENVKVLILGQDPYHGPGQAHGLSFSVRPGVRVPPSLQNIFKELQADIPDFKPPKHGYLKAWAEQGVLLLNAVLTVRQGEPNSHAGRGWEHFTDAVIEAANAQEQRVVFVLWGAYARKKKKLVTGRQHVVLESAHPSPLSAERFFGSRPFSKVNAALQEAGRAPVDWQLPMKVEE; encoded by the coding sequence ATGCCCGAGAATCCATCCGACTTGTTCGGTTCGACGAACACGCCCGAAACCTCGAAGTCGATCAAGCCCGCCGGACTTCCAGAGTCGTGGCAGCGGGCGCTCGACGCGGAATTCGCCGCGCCCTACTTTCACGCCCTCAAAGACTTCCTCGTGGAGGAGAGGCGCGCGTACACCGTATATCCGCCCGCGCCCGACGTCATGAACGCGCTGCGCTTCACGCCGCTGGAAAACGTGAAGGTGCTGATTCTCGGGCAAGACCCGTACCATGGGCCCGGTCAGGCGCACGGACTGAGCTTCTCGGTGCGGCCCGGCGTGCGCGTGCCGCCGAGCTTGCAAAACATTTTCAAGGAGCTTCAAGCGGACATCCCCGACTTCAAGCCGCCGAAGCACGGTTACCTGAAAGCGTGGGCGGAGCAGGGAGTCTTGCTTTTGAACGCCGTCTTGACGGTGCGGCAAGGCGAGCCGAACAGCCACGCGGGTCGCGGCTGGGAGCACTTCACGGACGCCGTCATCGAGGCGGCGAACGCGCAGGAGCAACGCGTCGTGTTCGTGCTGTGGGGTGCGTACGCCCGCAAGAAGAAGAAGCTCGTGACGGGTCGGCAGCACGTCGTGTTGGAAAGCGCTCACCCCAGTCCCTTGAGCGCCGAGCGCTTCTTCGGCTCTCGGCCGTTCAGCAAGGTGAACGCGGCGCTTCAGGAAGCGGGCCGCGCACCCGTCGATTGGCAGTTGCCGATGAAGGTGGAGGAATAG